A DNA window from Haloactinospora alba contains the following coding sequences:
- a CDS encoding HNH endonuclease — MTTLNHNYRQGRSGRPLARAKARLKREGSNVCWLCGRSIDVSLPSTSPMSWTLDHAIPLSVRPDLALDPSNHREAHRRCNSTRGNRTDVTWPKQANSRNW, encoded by the coding sequence GTGACCACGCTCAACCACAACTACAGACAAGGACGCTCCGGCAGACCACTCGCACGCGCCAAGGCTCGACTCAAGCGCGAAGGCAGCAACGTCTGCTGGTTGTGCGGACGCAGCATCGACGTGAGCTTGCCGTCGACGTCGCCGATGAGCTGGACGCTCGATCACGCGATTCCACTCAGCGTTCGACCTGACCTCGCGCTCGACCCGAGCAACCACCGCGAGGCACATCGCCGCTGCAACTCCACCCGCGGCAACCGCACCGATGTCACCTGGCCCAAACAGGCCAACAGCCGCAACTGGTAG
- a CDS encoding HNH endonuclease translates to MLPCSVCSALRYVGEGSLADESVICRDCRRKARERTCLWCGALFVASRPGRGSYCSRACCGKAKNGTTVSPAVIRPRPCADCGAEVRNSANTPLCEGCAKIRESARCVRKNRTRRALQRGAQAERYTLEEIASRDKRTCQLCGKRVAMARKYPDPKSPVIDHIIPIVEGGDDVRANVQLAHFVCNSRKGAHPAGEQLALIG, encoded by the coding sequence ATGTTGCCGTGTTCGGTGTGTAGCGCGTTGCGCTACGTCGGAGAAGGATCGCTCGCTGACGAGTCCGTGATCTGCCGTGATTGTCGTCGGAAAGCGCGGGAACGGACGTGCTTATGGTGCGGAGCCTTGTTCGTAGCTTCCCGGCCAGGTCGGGGGTCCTATTGTTCTCGGGCGTGCTGCGGGAAGGCGAAGAACGGAACGACGGTCTCTCCAGCAGTGATTCGCCCCCGGCCATGCGCCGATTGCGGCGCGGAGGTACGTAACTCCGCGAACACCCCGCTGTGTGAAGGGTGCGCGAAGATACGAGAGAGCGCGCGGTGTGTCCGCAAGAATCGGACGCGGCGCGCTCTGCAACGCGGAGCGCAGGCGGAACGTTACACGCTTGAGGAGATCGCTTCCCGCGATAAACGCACCTGCCAGTTGTGCGGCAAGCGCGTCGCCATGGCCAGGAAGTATCCGGATCCGAAGTCGCCAGTCATCGACCACATCATCCCGATCGTCGAAGGCGGCGACGATGTTCGTGCGAACGTCCAGCTCGCTCACTTCGTGTGCAACTCCCGTAAGGGAGCTCACCCTGCGGGGGAACAGCTCGCGCTGATCGGCTAG
- a CDS encoding phage portal protein — translation MARWWQRLLGRGGEPEHTEQRGTTQDWVDAVLAAQEAGVLQTTMGTLDEEQVGSTLSGLVKSNGPVWALTLARMQVFSQARFQWTRFERGGTGDLFGSPELGVLERPWPGGTTADLLARMELDVTSAGNAYVRRLRRGRTSRLVRLRPDWVTIILGSNEDPDHPADAADVELLGYAYMPRGDRGDRMIFLEPDEVAHYAPYPDPDAVFIGMSWITPVIKDVIGDNLQTDHKRAFLRNAATPNSVIKFDSSISMEQVKEFKELFEAEHQGAANAYKTLFLGGGADMTPVGKDFQQLEFAVTQGKAESRVASAAGVPPSWVGFSEGLQGSALNAGNFTSARRRFSDGTLQHLWSNAATSLETILTPPDDRAALWFATRGMPFLAMDAQDQASVQQQEANTIVALVKDGFTHESAVDAVINQDWTRLAPHTDEQGRPLMSVQLQPPMSSDQNDDGSGGDPDNGDGEPGPAPAGGGT, via the coding sequence ATGGCCCGGTGGTGGCAGCGGCTCCTCGGCCGCGGCGGCGAACCTGAACACACTGAGCAGCGCGGCACCACGCAGGATTGGGTGGATGCGGTGCTGGCCGCCCAAGAGGCGGGCGTGCTGCAGACGACCATGGGCACCCTCGATGAGGAGCAGGTCGGCTCCACCCTGTCCGGGCTGGTCAAAAGCAACGGTCCGGTGTGGGCGTTGACTCTGGCACGGATGCAGGTGTTCTCCCAGGCGCGGTTCCAATGGACGCGTTTCGAACGCGGGGGAACCGGGGACCTGTTCGGAAGCCCGGAGCTCGGTGTTCTGGAACGGCCCTGGCCCGGCGGTACGACCGCGGACCTGCTGGCGCGGATGGAGCTGGACGTCACCAGCGCGGGTAACGCCTACGTGCGACGGCTGCGGCGCGGCCGCACCTCGCGGCTGGTCAGGCTGCGTCCCGACTGGGTGACGATCATCCTCGGGTCGAACGAGGACCCGGACCATCCCGCCGATGCCGCCGATGTGGAGCTCCTGGGGTATGCCTACATGCCCCGCGGTGACCGCGGCGATCGGATGATCTTCTTGGAGCCGGATGAGGTGGCGCACTACGCCCCCTACCCGGACCCGGATGCGGTGTTCATCGGGATGTCGTGGATCACGCCGGTGATCAAGGACGTGATCGGCGACAACCTGCAGACCGACCACAAGAGGGCCTTCCTGCGCAACGCGGCGACGCCGAACTCGGTGATCAAGTTCGACTCCAGTATCTCGATGGAGCAGGTCAAGGAGTTCAAGGAGCTGTTCGAGGCCGAGCACCAGGGCGCCGCCAACGCCTACAAGACCTTGTTCTTGGGTGGCGGTGCGGACATGACCCCGGTCGGCAAGGACTTCCAGCAGTTGGAGTTCGCGGTCACCCAGGGCAAAGCTGAATCGAGGGTTGCTTCTGCGGCCGGTGTTCCTCCGTCGTGGGTGGGCTTCAGCGAAGGGCTTCAGGGCAGCGCGTTGAACGCGGGCAACTTCACGTCCGCGCGGAGGCGGTTTTCCGACGGCACGTTGCAGCATCTCTGGAGTAACGCCGCCACCAGTCTGGAGACGATCCTCACCCCGCCGGATGACCGTGCGGCGCTGTGGTTCGCCACCCGCGGCATGCCGTTCCTCGCGATGGATGCCCAAGATCAGGCGTCGGTGCAACAGCAAGAAGCGAACACGATCGTGGCGCTGGTCAAAGACGGATTCACGCACGAGTCGGCCGTAGATGCGGTGATCAACCAGGACTGGACACGGCTGGCACCCCACACCGACGAGCAAGGCAGGCCGCTGATGAGTGTCCAACTGCAGCCGCCGATGTCCAGCGACCAGAACGACGACGGCAGCGGCGGCGATCCGGATAACGGAGATGGAGAGCCCGGCCCCGCGCCGGCCGGAGGTGGCACATGA